The DNA segment GAGATTCCAGGATGTGATGAAAACGAAAGAGACGAACTCTTAAAGATGATCTTTGAAGGTATCCCCCAAAAAGAAAGCACCTTTATTCCAAACTACCGTTTCCTCTTTTTAACAATAATGCTGAAGGTCGTCATTCCGATAGCTTTCTTTCTCCTTATCGGATGGGTACTACCCCAGCTTCGTTCCTATTTCTGGTGGATCATCCCCTACGCTATCCTGGTGGTCATCATGTTGTATTTTGAATTTGCACATCATCGGCTATACCTGTCTAAAGACTTTATCATTAAGAAAAGCGGAATATGGGATGTAGAACATCAACTAATGGAGCCGCATAAAATCCAGGGGATCACAACCAAACAATACTTCTGGCATAAAAAGGCCAACATTGGGCATTTGGTTCTGCATACCGCCGCGGGAACGATTCATTTTAAATATGGGAACTATGCCGAGATTCGCCGTATGGCGAACTATTGGTTGTATTATATAGAATCAGGGAAAAAAGATTGGATGTAACTCCAATAAAAGCCATAGTTTTCTTATTTTTGTGCGAATGTAGTTTCATGTGCCCCTTGTACATTGATATCAGCTACATGGTTTAAACAATACCTTTAAAAAGCAGAACAGGATAGTATTTTGGATTATTTAGCAGGATTAAACCCCCAACAACGCGCAGCAGTAGAAAATACCCAGGGACCCGTAATGATTGTCGCAGGTGCCGGCTCCGGAAAAACACGTGTAATTACTTACCGGGTAGCTCACCTGATTGAAAAAGGGGTCGATGCCTTTAACATCCTGGTACTTACCTTTACCAATAAAGCTTCAAAAGATATGCGCGAGCGTATCTCGAAAGTGATTGGTGCGGAAGCCAAAAATATATGGATGGGTACCTTTCACTCGGTATTTTCCAAGATATTAAGAGTGGAAGCAGAAAAAATCGGATACCCTTCCAACTTCACCATTTATGACACGGACGATAGTAAAAGTCTGATCAGAGCGATATTAAGGGAATTACAGCTGGACGACAAGTTGTACAATGCGAATTTTGTCTACAACAGAATCTCTTCCGCAAAAAACAACCTGGTTTCCCATACAGAATACATGGAAAATGCGGAAATTCAGGCGGAGGACATCAGCAATAAGCGCCCATTAATCGGTGTGATTTATGAAACCTATACTAAACGCTGTTTTAAAGCCGGAGCGATGGATTTTGACGATTTGTTGTTCAAAACAAATGTCTTGTTAAAGAACCATCCCGATGTATTGAACAAATACCAGCAGAAATTCAAGTACCTGATGGTAGATGAGTATCAGGATACGAACTTTTCTCAGTATACGATTGTAAAGAAACTGGCAGCAGCCTACCAAAACATCTGTGTAGTAGGTGATGACGCACAAAGTATCTATGCCTTCAGGGGAGCAAACATTCAGAATATTCTAAATTTTGAACGCGATTACCCCGATTTAAAAGTCTATAAATTAGAGCAGAATTACCGCTCTACCCAAAATATTGTAGAAGTTGCCAATAGCATTATTGCCAACAACAAGAATCAATTGGAAAAGAATGTTTTTTCCGACAATGAGTCTGGCGACCGCATTAAGGTACAACGTGCTTTTACGGATAATGAAGAAGGTAAAATTGTAGCCGAAGCCATCGTTCAGGAACGCAGTTCCAAAGGATATAACTACAATGATTTTGCGATCTTATACCGTACCAATGCGCAATCAAGAGCAATGGAGGAGGCTTTAAGAAAGCTAAATGTACCTTATAAAATCTATGGCGGACTCTCCTTCTACCAACGCAAGGAAATCAAGGATTTAATCGCCTATTTTCGTTTAACCTTCAATCCTGCGGATGAAGAAGCGATAAAAAGGGTGATCAATTATCCTAAAAGAGGACTTGGAGATACCACAGTAGAAAAAATTCTGGTAGCAGCAGATCAACACGACATCACGATGTGGAAGGTGATCTGTGATCCTCAGCAATATATCGCCGGAAGGATTGCCAATCAGCTGAATGACTTTGCAGTAATGATTCAGAGTTTTGCTGCCGAAGCAAAGAAACTGGATGCCTACGAGACTGCTTTATATATTGCTCAGCATTCCGGAATATTGAAAGAGCTACATTCTGATACCACGGACGAAGGTCGTGGCAGACATGAAAATATCCAGGAATTATTAAACGGTATCAAGGAATTCGGTGAACGTGAAGACATTGAAGACCGTAGTCTGGCTGTATTTATGCAGGATATTGCTTTATTGACGAATGATGACAAGGGAGATGATAAAAATAAAGATACGGTCTCTTTAATGACAATTCACTCTTCTAAAGGTCTGGAATTTAAAAATGTATTTGTTGTAGGTTTAGAGGAAAACCTCTTCCCTTCTCAAATGTCTTTAAACTCCAGAACGGACCTGGAAGAGGAACGCAGGCTATTTTATGTGGCGGTAACACGTGCAGAAAAGAAACTGACCCTGACTTATGCAACGTCCAGATACAGATGGGGAACGCTAACCAACTGTGAGCCGAGTCGTTTTATCGATGAAATCAATGCGCGTTACCTGGAAATTGAAGTGGCAAAGCCAGCTAAAAGCACTTTAAATGACGACAGCTTCTCTTCAGAAAGAAAAAGCTGGACACAACAAAGGGATACTTTCAGCAAGCCAAAACCAGCATCATCAGCGAATACAAGTGGTACATCTACTGCGCCAAGACCGAAAACAACGTCAATGTTGCCAAAAGCACACGTTCCTACTCCTGGTTTTGCCCCCGATGCGGCAAACCTCTTCCAAAATGGAATGGAAGTAGAACATGAAAAGTTTGGCTTTGGTAAGATTGTGAGTCTGGAGGGTACACTTCCTGATGTAAAAGCGACGGTATTTTTTCAAGGTCTGGGTAATAAGCAGTTATTATTAAAATTTGCTAAATTGCGAATTGTTAAATAAAATATATCTTTACAGAATCTGCATGAGTTTGAACATACCTAATCTAACTTTATTTCGTTATCTCCTGATACGACAAAGCTCTGGCAGAAAATAGCTTACTCAATAAGATTCAATATGCCCAAAAGGGCCGGCCGGATTAAAGAACCGGTCGAATATTAAAATAAAAAGTATAATTATACAGATGAATTTCGATTATAATACCACAAGAAACGAGTTAATCCTCGCCGAATACGGCCGTAATGTACAGAACATGGTGAAGTACATTATTGAATTACCCGACCTTGAAGAACGTAATAAATATGCTCAGGCAGTCATAGACCTTATGGGATTTTTAAATCCTCATTTGCGTGATGTAGCTGATTTTAAGCATAAGTTATGGGATCATTTACACATCATCTCCGGTTATAAGATCGATGTAGACAGCCCATATCCAAAGCCCAGTCCCGAGGATGCTTTGGTAAAACCACAACACATCGGTTACCCTCAGCAAAAGATCACCTACAAACACTATGGTAAAACCGTAGAAACAATGATCGAGAAAGCCAAAGCAGTGGAAGAACCGGAACGCAGAGCTGCAATGGTGCAGGGAATCGCCAATTTCATGAAAATGGCTTACGTGACCTGGAACAAAGACAGTGTAGCTGATGAGACCATTCTAAAGAACTTGCGCGAACTATCTGGCGGACAACTGCAATTAGACGATAACATCAATCTAAATAAAGTTGAATTCAAACCTGTAGTGGCCAGACCAGCCAACAACAACAATAACCGCGGAAGGAATAACAACAACGGTAAAGGCAGACAAAACAACAATAACAACAGCAATAACCGCACTCAACGCAACAACAATCCAAAACAAAGACACTAGATTTTACCAATTTTTATACTATACAAGCTTAATACAACATGAACGCATTCGAAATAATTGGTGGAAAAAAGTTAAAGGGTGAAATCCAGCCTCAGGGCGCAAAGAATGAAGCCCTGCAAATTATCTCAGCCGTTTTATTAACCGACCAGAAAGTCACCATCAGCAATATCCCTGATATTAAAGATGTCAATAAACTCATCGAACTTTTAGGAGATTTAGGAGTAACAGTAGAACGCTTATCTAAAGACACCTATACTTTTGAAGCAAAAAATATCAACCTGGAATTCTTCCAATCGGATGTATTTAAAGCCAAAGGAGGCAGCTTAAGAGGATCTATCATGATCGTTGGACCGCTTTTAGCCCGTTTTGGAAAGGCAGCTATCCCTAAACCGGGAGGTGATAAAATCGGCCGCAGAAGACTGGACACCCATTTCCTGGGATTTGAAAAATTAGGCGCTAAATTCGTCTATGATGCTAAAAAAGAGTTCTTTAACGTAGATGCTACAAATTTACAGGGTGCTTATATATTAATGGACGAGGCTTCCGTAACCGGTACTGCCAACATCGTGATGACTGCCGTAATGGCCAAAGGAATTACGACCATTTATAATGCTGCCTGTGAGCCTTACCTACAGCAGTTGTGCAAAATGCTGAACCGCATGGGTGCTAAGATCAGCGGAGTAGGCTCGAACCTGCTGACCATTGAAGGCGTTACAAAATTAGGCGGAACAGAACACCGCATGTTGCCTGATATGATTGAAATCGGATCCTTTATTGGCCTTGCGGCCATGACAGAATCAGAAATTACCATTAAAAACGTATGCTATTCTGAGCTCGGGATCATTCCTGAAGTATTCAGAAAGCTGGGTATAAAATTTGAATTAAGAGGTGATGATATCTTCATTCCTTCTCAGAAACATTATGTAATTGAGTCATTTATCGATGGTTCAATGCTTACTATTGCAGATTCACCATGGCCAGGTTTCACTCCAGACTTATTGAGTATTGTACTGGTAGTTGCGACACAGGCTAAAGGTTCTGTATTGATTCACCAAAAAATGTTTGAAAGCCGTCTGTTCTTTGTCGACAAGCTGATCGATATGGGCGCGCAGATCATACTTTGTGATCCACACAGAGCGACTGTAAACGGAATCAACAAACAATATAAATTAAGAGGAATCAGCATGACTTCCCCGGATATCCGTGCAGGTGTTTCCCTTCTGATCGCAGCATTATCTGCAGAAGGAACCTCAACAATCTTCAATATTGAGCAGATTGAACGTGGTTACCAGGATATCGATACACGTTTGCGTGCTTTAGGTGCCCAAATTAAACGTGTCGACGCTTCAAGCCCAAGTCATTAAGCACATTTAATCCTACGAAAACACAGGATATAAAAAAAGTCCAGGAAAATATTCCTGGACTTTTTTTATTATTGATCAAATCCCCCTATCCGGAGATTGCATTGATGATGTCATATTGCGTAATAATTTCAATTTTGCCTTGCTCATCTTCCACCAATACCGCACTATTTTCTTTGTTAATCAGTGCAGAGATCTTATCAATTGAAGTGTTCATATCTACAAAAGGAAAAGTGCTGGACATGATCTCCTGAACTGGAGCAGATTTTAAAGACGGATTCTCCAGAAGTGCTTTAAGAATGTCACTTTCTGCAACTTTTCCTACCACCATCCCCTTCTGAGTTACCGGAATCTGAGATATATTTAAGGTATTCATGTTATTGATCGCCTCAAGAATTGTCTTCTCACAGTCGATCGTAACAATGTCAGTTGCTTCTCTCTTTGCAAGAATAGCCCTTGCTGTCAGCTTTTCGTCTTTCAGGAAGCCGCGTTCTCTCAACCAGTCTTCGTTATACATTTTGCCCATGTAGCGGCTACCATGGTCATGAAAGATCACCACCACTACATCCTCAGGCTTTAATTTATCCTTTAACTGAAGAAGTCCTGCGATGGCTGACCCTGCGGAGTTTCCAACAAAGATCCCTTCTTTACGTGCGATATCCCGGGTCATCAGTGCCGCATCTTTATCTGTTACTTTTTCGAACAGGTCAATGATGTCAAAATTCACATTCTTCGGCAGAAAATCTTCTCCAATACCTTCTGTAATATATGGATAGATTTCATTCTTATCCAGAATTCCGGTCTCCTTATATTTTTTAAATACAGAACCATAAGTATCAATTCCCCAAACCTGAATGTTCGGATTTTTCTCTTTTAAATATTTTCCAGTACCTGAGATGGTCCCGCCAGTTCCAACACCAACCACCAAATGCGTGATCTTTCCTTCCGTTTGTTCCCAGATTTCAGGACCTGTCTGCTCATAATGGGCCTGTGAGTTAGAAAGGTTATCATATTGATTTGGCTTCCATGAGTTTGGAACTTCGCGTTCCAAACGCGAAGAAACCGAATAATATGACCTTGGATCTTCAGGCTCTACGTTAGTAGGACATACGATAACTTCCGCACCAAAAGCACGTAAAGCATCTACCTTTTCTTTAGATTGTTTATCCGTAGTAGTGAAAATACATTTGTATCCCTTAATGATCGCAGCCATAGCAAGACCCATCCCGGTATTTCCGGATGTTCCTTCAATGATTGTTCCACCAGGTTTAAGCTTGCCGCTTTTCTCTGCATCTTCAATCATTTTGACTGCCATACGATCTTTAATCGAGTTACCAGGATTGGTGGTCTCAATTTTAGCCAGCACTGTAGCCGGGATTTCTTTCGTAATGTTATTCAATTTTACCAGTGGCGTATTGCCAATGGTTTCCAAAATATTATTGTACCACATGATACAAAAATACAAATTGAGGCTTAGAATTCTATTTACAAATGATAATTCAATATTTAATTTTAAAAAATAAAAATAAACAAAATAACATTTTACTCTACTAGTCCAATAGACTTATCTGCAATCTATTTTATAGGTAAAGAGGAAATATCCTGATTCAGCTGGTACAACTTCCCAGGCAGAGAAGTCAAGATCCCCTGCATTTCCAGGTTCAATAAATGCAAAGCAAGCTTACTTTTTGGAATTTCCAGACGCAGCTCCAACTCGTCTATAGCAATTGCTGAAATCGTCAGGGCCTGAAGAATCTGTTGCTCCTCCGGACTCAATTCAACAGGAAAATTTGTTCTTACCGTCATCTTCTCAGTTCTACGAAGCTCCCAGCCAAGGTAATAAGCAAGATCCCTGGCGTGACTGATCAGCCCAGCCCTATTGGTCTTAATCAGGAAGTTACAACCTTCAGAACTCAGGTCGTTCACCCTTCCCGGAAAAGCAAAAACGTCCCGGTGATAAGAATTCGCTATATCTGCCGTAATGAGCGCCCCACCTTTTGATGCCGCTTCTACTACAATGGTCACATCTGAGATCCCTGCGATGATCCGGTTTCTTTTTGGAAAATTCTCCTTATCCGGATTGGTAAGCGATGGGAATTCGGTAAGCAAACCGCCATTAAGAACCATCTTCTTCGCAATATGACTATGGGCCTGGGGATACATACGATCTAATCCGTGAGCTAAAACCCCTACTGTTGGAATCCCATTTTGGAGACTCTCCTGATGAGCAGTTACATCGATCCCATAAGCAAGCCCGCTTACGATCAGCACCTCATAACCTGCAAGTGTCTCCGCAAGTTGCTTACAGAGCAGCTTACCATAGGCTGTGGCCTGACGGGTACCGACCACACTAATGATCCGGGAATGATTTAAATCCGCATTCCCTCTGTAGTACAATAAGACAGGCGCATCCGCACAATTTTTTAGTCGGACAGGATAATTATCATCTGTCAGAAATAACACCTGAACCTGATATTTCTTAATAAATTCCAATTGTATTTTAGCCTTGGCCATGGCCTCTTTCCCAAGAATTAATGTTGCGGTTTGTAACCCAATCCCTGGTACCTCCATCAATTCTTTCGCATTTGCACCAAAGATCGCTTCAGGGCTAAGGAAATGTGCCAATAGATTTTTAGCAGTAATGTGCCCTACATTTTTGATCATGGTAAGGGCGATTTTATGTATTAAGCTCATTGGCTAACTTATAACTTATCGCTTGAATAATCACTATAGAAGAGAAATATCTTGCTGAAAAAAGAAGCATTACCACTCAAAGGCGGAAATCTTTTGGGCTGAAGAAGCCCAAAATTTTCTATGCCTTTTCCCGGAACGCATCTTTTTCAGGAGAAATATTGCTCCAGATAAAGTATTAAGGGCGCTCTGCCTCAACAGCGATCGTTGTAACCAAAACAGGAGCACTAGGATACTCAACTTCAACCCCCCTTAGTTTGAATTAATCAGGAGTACGAAAAATTCACATATCTGACTTGCCCCCCATTTTCAGTCAATTGGAAGTAGAAAAAATAGCATATCTAACTTCAATAACCGATATTTCCAGTTCACAGAGAAGAGGAGATTAAGGCATTACAAAATGACATAGGCTTTTAATCCGGCCTGGAATGATTTGGGACAGCATTCCCTGTGATGATTGCATGCAGGATTTCATAAAAAAAGCAGATGTACTTTGAAGACATTCGAATATTTGCCCTTCAGCAAAGATTCGGGGATGAAAAGTATATCT comes from the Pedobacter sp. FW305-3-2-15-E-R2A2 genome and includes:
- the murA gene encoding UDP-N-acetylglucosamine 1-carboxyvinyltransferase, which encodes MNAFEIIGGKKLKGEIQPQGAKNEALQIISAVLLTDQKVTISNIPDIKDVNKLIELLGDLGVTVERLSKDTYTFEAKNINLEFFQSDVFKAKGGSLRGSIMIVGPLLARFGKAAIPKPGGDKIGRRRLDTHFLGFEKLGAKFVYDAKKEFFNVDATNLQGAYILMDEASVTGTANIVMTAVMAKGITTIYNAACEPYLQQLCKMLNRMGAKISGVGSNLLTIEGVTKLGGTEHRMLPDMIEIGSFIGLAAMTESEITIKNVCYSELGIIPEVFRKLGIKFELRGDDIFIPSQKHYVIESFIDGSMLTIADSPWPGFTPDLLSIVLVVATQAKGSVLIHQKMFESRLFFVDKLIDMGAQIILCDPHRATVNGINKQYKLRGISMTSPDIRAGVSLLIAALSAEGTSTIFNIEQIERGYQDIDTRLRALGAQIKRVDASSPSH
- a CDS encoding UvrD-helicase domain-containing protein; the encoded protein is MDYLAGLNPQQRAAVENTQGPVMIVAGAGSGKTRVITYRVAHLIEKGVDAFNILVLTFTNKASKDMRERISKVIGAEAKNIWMGTFHSVFSKILRVEAEKIGYPSNFTIYDTDDSKSLIRAILRELQLDDKLYNANFVYNRISSAKNNLVSHTEYMENAEIQAEDISNKRPLIGVIYETYTKRCFKAGAMDFDDLLFKTNVLLKNHPDVLNKYQQKFKYLMVDEYQDTNFSQYTIVKKLAAAYQNICVVGDDAQSIYAFRGANIQNILNFERDYPDLKVYKLEQNYRSTQNIVEVANSIIANNKNQLEKNVFSDNESGDRIKVQRAFTDNEEGKIVAEAIVQERSSKGYNYNDFAILYRTNAQSRAMEEALRKLNVPYKIYGGLSFYQRKEIKDLIAYFRLTFNPADEEAIKRVINYPKRGLGDTTVEKILVAADQHDITMWKVICDPQQYIAGRIANQLNDFAVMIQSFAAEAKKLDAYETALYIAQHSGILKELHSDTTDEGRGRHENIQELLNGIKEFGEREDIEDRSLAVFMQDIALLTNDDKGDDKNKDTVSLMTIHSSKGLEFKNVFVVGLEENLFPSQMSLNSRTDLEEERRLFYVAVTRAEKKLTLTYATSRYRWGTLTNCEPSRFIDEINARYLEIEVAKPAKSTLNDDSFSSERKSWTQQRDTFSKPKPASSANTSGTSTAPRPKTTSMLPKAHVPTPGFAPDAANLFQNGMEVEHEKFGFGKIVSLEGTLPDVKATVFFQGLGNKQLLLKFAKLRIVK
- the dprA gene encoding DNA-processing protein DprA is translated as MSLIHKIALTMIKNVGHITAKNLLAHFLSPEAIFGANAKELMEVPGIGLQTATLILGKEAMAKAKIQLEFIKKYQVQVLFLTDDNYPVRLKNCADAPVLLYYRGNADLNHSRIISVVGTRQATAYGKLLCKQLAETLAGYEVLIVSGLAYGIDVTAHQESLQNGIPTVGVLAHGLDRMYPQAHSHIAKKMVLNGGLLTEFPSLTNPDKENFPKRNRIIAGISDVTIVVEAASKGGALITADIANSYHRDVFAFPGRVNDLSSEGCNFLIKTNRAGLISHARDLAYYLGWELRRTEKMTVRTNFPVELSPEEQQILQALTISAIAIDELELRLEIPKSKLALHLLNLEMQGILTSLPGKLYQLNQDISSLPIK
- a CDS encoding DUF4290 domain-containing protein yields the protein MNFDYNTTRNELILAEYGRNVQNMVKYIIELPDLEERNKYAQAVIDLMGFLNPHLRDVADFKHKLWDHLHIISGYKIDVDSPYPKPSPEDALVKPQHIGYPQQKITYKHYGKTVETMIEKAKAVEEPERRAAMVQGIANFMKMAYVTWNKDSVADETILKNLRELSGGQLQLDDNINLNKVEFKPVVARPANNNNNRGRNNNNGKGRQNNNNNSNNRTQRNNNPKQRH
- a CDS encoding pyridoxal-phosphate dependent enzyme, with protein sequence MWYNNILETIGNTPLVKLNNITKEIPATVLAKIETTNPGNSIKDRMAVKMIEDAEKSGKLKPGGTIIEGTSGNTGMGLAMAAIIKGYKCIFTTTDKQSKEKVDALRAFGAEVIVCPTNVEPEDPRSYYSVSSRLEREVPNSWKPNQYDNLSNSQAHYEQTGPEIWEQTEGKITHLVVGVGTGGTISGTGKYLKEKNPNIQVWGIDTYGSVFKKYKETGILDKNEIYPYITEGIGEDFLPKNVNFDIIDLFEKVTDKDAALMTRDIARKEGIFVGNSAGSAIAGLLQLKDKLKPEDVVVVIFHDHGSRYMGKMYNEDWLRERGFLKDEKLTARAILAKREATDIVTIDCEKTILEAINNMNTLNISQIPVTQKGMVVGKVAESDILKALLENPSLKSAPVQEIMSSTFPFVDMNTSIDKISALINKENSAVLVEDEQGKIEIITQYDIINAISG